GCAAGCATGGTCCTGCTTGACAGCTTTATAGTTGCAGGGACCCAGTTGAAGGTGGAGAGACCTGGCAAGGCCGCAGGCATGGCTCCCGTGGATTCACTTGAAGGTCCGACAGTACGCCTGAGGTCCGGGGATGTGATACGGGTAGATGATGAGGAACTTGCCTATGAGTTACACCCTGAGGTAGAATACATTATAGATATAGGTGAAATTCTCATCAACTACGGGGATTTCCTTGAAAACAACCATCCGCTGATCCCTGCTTCCTACTGCATTGAATGGTGGATGCAGGAGTATGAAAAGATAGCCCCTGAAGATAAGATCGATATTTCTGTTCTCAGGGATCCGTCACAGGAACTTGCACTTGATATCTGTAAGAAGTATAGTGTACCGCTTCATCCGAAATTCACGTATCTCTGGCATGATATCAGGATCGAGGAACTTGAAGCGTTATCGTCATTTGTTTCTGAAAATGGGTCTGTGGATGATGGGGTGTCATGTATCACACTACCTTACAAGCTGGCAGTTGAGAAGGAAATAAAGACAATACTTGAGAACCTTCTTGTGCTGCACAGAGTTGAAAACGACAAAATCTCCATAAAGGATCCTCTGCCCTTTATCAGATGTCTCGGAATTGATGATAATCTGAACAGAACATGGGACTGCCTTCCATCGGATGATATACTTGAGGCGGTATGCGGGATCAGCGGTCTGATCGTCCGTGCCCGGGCTCCTATGAGGATCGGGGCAAGGATGGGCCGTCCGGAAAAGTCCAACAGACGAAAGATGTCACCTGCCCCGCACGCACTGTTTCCCATAGGTGAGGCCGGCGGAAATACCAGAAAAATGGAGACAGCAGCCTCTTATAAATCTTCCATGAATGGCAAGGTCGGTCATATCCGTGTTGAGATCGGCAACAGGATCTGTCCTTCCTGCGGACAGAACAGCTATGAACACAGGTGTGACTGCGGGGAATTCACTGTTCCCAGATTGTCCTGTCCCAGATGCGGTATCGCAGTACAGAAGGAAGAATGTCCAAAATGCGGAACCAAGACCACCTGTGTTAAGATGCAGAACCTTGATTTCAAGACAATTTACCAGAAGGCCTTCCAGAAACTGGGCGAAAGGGATAATATAGAACTCAAGGGCGTCAAGCGCATGATGTCAAGGCACATGACACCCGAACCTCTTGAGAAGGGCATACTCAGGGCAAAATACAAGCTGTTCACCTTCAAGGATGGTACGGTCAGATATGATATGTCGGATATCCCTCTGACACACATCCGTCCCGACGAGTTGAGTGTACCGGTATCAAAACTAAAGGAGATAGGCTATACCGAGGATATCTATGGCAATCCGCTGGAGCGTGACGACCAGATAATATGCCTTAAAGTACAGGATCTTGTTGTTTCACATAACTGTGCCGAATATCTTTTACGGACGATGCAGTACATTGACGATCTTCTGGTCAAATACTACGGTGAGGAGCCATATTACAATGCAAAGACCGTTGACGATATGGTAGGTGCCATGCTCATGGGACTTGCGCCGCATACATCGGCAGGTGTACTCGGAAGACTTGTCGGTTTTACCAAGGCATCTGTGGGATATGCTCATCCTTTCTTCCATGCTGCAAAGAGGCGTAACTGTGACGGGGATGAGGACTGTGTCATGCTGCTACTTGACGGCCTGCTCAACTTCTCCCGTGATTACCTTCCCGAGAAGAGGGGAGGGAAAATGGACGCACCCCTTGTGCTCACGACCAGGATAGATCCCAGCGAGGTTGATAAGGAAGCACACAATATCGATGTTTGTGATCACTATCCACTGGAGTTCTATGAGGCAACGCTGGAATATACCAACCCCAAGGATTTTGAAGAAAAGATCGACCTGGTAAGCGGCAGACTTGGTACGCCCCTGCAGTATGATAATTTCATGTTCACACACCATACTTCCGATATTGCAGCCGGGCCGCTGAACAGTGCCTATAAGACACTGGGAAGCATGGTGGAAAAGATGGATGCCCAGCTTGCGCTTGCTGATAAGATACGTGCTGTTGATGCTCCCAATGTTGCTGAAAGGGTGCTTATCTCGCATTTCCTTCCTGACATGTTCGGAAATCTGCGGGCTTTCTCACGTCAGGGGACCAGGTGTCTCAAATGTGCGGCTAAGTTCAGAAGACCTCCTCTGACAGGAATCTGTCCGAAATGCGGTGGTAAGGTAATCCTTACCGTTCACGAAGGTGCTGTCAAGAAATACCTTGAGGTATCCAAGCTGGTTGCGAAAAAATATAATGTTTCCAATTACACCAAGCAGAGAATAGATCTGATAGGCCTTGACATTCAGTCACTTTTCGAGAA
The window above is part of the Methanolobus zinderi genome. Proteins encoded here:
- a CDS encoding DNA polymerase II large subunit: MGEIVVSDSMKAYFERLESRLRREIEIANSARSKGKDPKPQIEIPLAKDLADRVENLIGVKGVAEEIRKFEESMSREEGALAIGKAVAEGVVGEFSSRAEAIEAAIRVSVAMLTEGVVAAPIEGIDRVDIDKNDDGSEFIRIYYAGPIRSAGGTAQALSVLVGDYVRRAVGIDRFKPRKEEVERYVEEILLYRRVATLQYTPSEAEIRLIVENCPICLDGEPTEAEEVEGYRNLERIPTNRVRGGMALVLAEGLALKAPKVQKHVKKLEMDGWEWLDQIISGPKGGGDDSKEESKGIKPKEKYLADLIAGRPVFSHPMRPGGFRLRYGRSRNTSFAAAGISPASMVLLDSFIVAGTQLKVERPGKAAGMAPVDSLEGPTVRLRSGDVIRVDDEELAYELHPEVEYIIDIGEILINYGDFLENNHPLIPASYCIEWWMQEYEKIAPEDKIDISVLRDPSQELALDICKKYSVPLHPKFTYLWHDIRIEELEALSSFVSENGSVDDGVSCITLPYKLAVEKEIKTILENLLVLHRVENDKISIKDPLPFIRCLGIDDNLNRTWDCLPSDDILEAVCGISGLIVRARAPMRIGARMGRPEKSNRRKMSPAPHALFPIGEAGGNTRKMETAASYKSSMNGKVGHIRVEIGNRICPSCGQNSYEHRCDCGEFTVPRLSCPRCGIAVQKEECPKCGTKTTCVKMQNLDFKTIYQKAFQKLGERDNIELKGVKRMMSRHMTPEPLEKGILRAKYKLFTFKDGTVRYDMSDIPLTHIRPDELSVPVSKLKEIGYTEDIYGNPLERDDQIICLKVQDLVVSHNCAEYLLRTMQYIDDLLVKYYGEEPYYNAKTVDDMVGAMLMGLAPHTSAGVLGRLVGFTKASVGYAHPFFHAAKRRNCDGDEDCVMLLLDGLLNFSRDYLPEKRGGKMDAPLVLTTRIDPSEVDKEAHNIDVCDHYPLEFYEATLEYTNPKDFEEKIDLVSGRLGTPLQYDNFMFTHHTSDIAAGPLNSAYKTLGSMVEKMDAQLALADKIRAVDAPNVAERVLISHFLPDMFGNLRAFSRQGTRCLKCAAKFRRPPLTGICPKCGGKVILTVHEGAVKKYLEVSKLVAKKYNVSNYTKQRIDLIGLDIQSLFENDKAKQMDLMEFM